From the genome of Ectobacillus sp. JY-23, one region includes:
- a CDS encoding phosphotransferase: MIQNKQGKGDAFTARLFSFLRTYMPVYRIVQLKTFVYMVYTEEHIYIVKGYKEIYKVHQQSLLLSELQQVGFSQTTCIRPFASNVLYMPFSDVYWLVMDYISHTELFTLAQKENRFAGLQVLTKYHQYAKLLPQHIRSMVPKLDWLVKWEKRLRTFFHSRDEISRYVGSEIVSDILGWAYTALRALYMEDIRRLPSCVLHGDVVAHNFIKAEQVYLIDFDCVSYGPCMYDYIKYFHAIMPDLSWDYEAICEEYTEYPFMNIKVFLLGLIFPGDLLREWQYFILLPEETKTLFEEKIITFTIEHYEKRTSCLRQLLQRANQVKY; encoded by the coding sequence ATGATACAGAATAAACAAGGAAAAGGCGATGCGTTTACCGCGCGCCTTTTTTCGTTCTTACGCACATATATGCCAGTTTACCGTATTGTGCAGCTTAAGACGTTTGTGTATATGGTGTATACAGAGGAACATATATATATTGTAAAGGGGTACAAAGAAATATATAAAGTCCACCAACAGTCCTTGTTGTTAAGCGAGCTACAACAGGTTGGCTTTTCTCAAACAACATGCATACGACCCTTTGCGTCCAATGTATTATATATGCCTTTCTCAGACGTATATTGGTTAGTGATGGATTATATTAGTCATACAGAATTATTTACGCTTGCACAAAAAGAAAATCGGTTTGCGGGACTTCAAGTGTTAACGAAATATCATCAATATGCAAAGTTGTTGCCGCAGCATATACGTTCCATGGTACCTAAGCTGGATTGGCTTGTGAAATGGGAGAAGCGTTTGCGAACGTTTTTTCATTCTCGAGATGAAATTTCACGATATGTAGGGTCGGAAATTGTAAGTGATATCCTAGGTTGGGCATATACTGCGCTACGAGCATTATATATGGAAGATATACGTCGTTTACCATCATGCGTTCTCCACGGTGACGTAGTAGCGCATAATTTTATTAAAGCAGAGCAGGTTTACCTAATTGATTTTGATTGTGTAAGCTATGGCCCCTGTATGTATGATTATATCAAGTATTTTCATGCGATAATGCCTGATTTGAGCTGGGATTATGAAGCGATTTGTGAAGAATACACAGAGTATCCTTTTATGAATATAAAAGTATTTTTACTGGGCTTGATATTTCCAGGAGACCTGTTACGAGAGTGGCAGTACTTCATATTATTGCCTGAAGAAACGAAAACATTATTTGAAGAAAAAATCATTACATTCACCATAGAGCATTATGAAAAGCGTACATCATGTTTAAGACAGTTGTTACAACGTGCAAATCAAGTTAAATACTGA
- the nadA gene encoding quinolinate synthase NadA — MDILELAQGVQVTLPQRYSEMTREEMEVRVREIKEHFGEKLFIPGHHYQKDEVVIFSDATGDSLQLAQVAAQNKKAKYIVFCGVHFMAETADILTTDEQVVILPDMRAGCSMADMADIEQTERAWPKLQELFGDTMLPLTYVNSTAAIKAFCGRNGGATVTSSNAKAMVEWAFTQKERIFFLPDQHLGRNTAYDLGIPLAHMAVWDPQTDTLEYEGNLADIKVILWKGHCSVHQNFTVKNIENIRKQHPDMRIIVHPECCREVVAASDDAGSTKYIIDTIEKAPSGSKWAIGTEMNLVKRIIAQHPDKHIVSLNPYMCPCLTMNRIDLPHLLWALESLEKGEEVNIIKVDQTIAAEATLALNRMLARA; from the coding sequence ATGGATATTTTAGAATTGGCACAAGGTGTGCAAGTCACGTTGCCGCAAAGATACAGCGAAATGACGCGAGAAGAAATGGAAGTGCGCGTTCGTGAAATCAAAGAACATTTTGGTGAGAAATTGTTTATACCAGGACATCATTATCAAAAAGACGAAGTTGTTATCTTTTCAGATGCGACTGGTGATTCCTTGCAATTAGCACAAGTTGCTGCGCAAAACAAAAAGGCAAAATATATCGTATTTTGCGGTGTTCATTTTATGGCAGAAACAGCGGATATTTTAACAACAGATGAACAGGTTGTCATCTTACCTGATATGCGTGCAGGTTGTTCTATGGCTGATATGGCTGATATTGAACAAACAGAAAGAGCTTGGCCCAAATTGCAGGAACTGTTTGGCGATACAATGCTTCCATTAACATACGTAAACTCAACAGCTGCTATTAAAGCGTTTTGTGGTCGCAACGGGGGCGCAACAGTTACATCATCTAATGCCAAAGCAATGGTAGAATGGGCGTTTACACAAAAGGAACGCATTTTCTTTTTACCAGATCAACATTTAGGACGCAATACCGCGTACGATTTGGGAATACCACTTGCGCATATGGCGGTTTGGGATCCACAAACAGATACGCTAGAGTATGAAGGAAACCTTGCTGATATTAAGGTGATTTTGTGGAAGGGGCATTGCTCTGTTCATCAAAATTTCACAGTGAAAAACATTGAAAATATACGCAAACAGCATCCTGATATGCGCATCATTGTCCATCCCGAATGCTGCCGAGAAGTTGTAGCAGCCTCAGATGATGCTGGTTCAACAAAATATATTATTGACACCATTGAGAAAGCGCCGTCTGGTAGCAAATGGGCAATTGGCACCGAAATGAACTTAGTCAAACGCATTATCGCACAGCATCCTGATAAGCATATTGTATCATTGAACCCGTATATGTGCCCGTGCTTAACGATGAACCGAATTGATTTACCCCATTTGTTATGGGCATTGGAGTCTTTAGAAAAGGGCGAGGAAGTCAATATCATTAAGGTAGATCAGACAATTGCAGCAGAAGCAACATTGGCGCTTAATCGCATGTTGGCCCGCGCATAA
- the nadC gene encoding carboxylating nicotinate-nucleotide diphosphorylase has product MNTIKLKQALEQFFVEDIGERDVTTDLIFPTGLQAKGTFLVKDEGILAGTDIIATGLKLLSDDVVVELHKQDRETVRYGDVIATVYGPIRTLLTGERVILNLLQRMSGVATITHKAVQALDSSHTRICDTRKTLPGLRMFDKYAVTCGGGFNHRFGLYDGVMIKDNHIAFAGSITKAVEVVKKELGHMVKVEVETETQEQVLEAVQAGADIIMFDNRTPEEVRTLCELVPSSITTEASGGITLQNLKDYGDTGVDYISLGMLTHSVKALDISFNIEV; this is encoded by the coding sequence ATGAATACAATTAAGCTAAAACAGGCACTAGAGCAGTTTTTTGTAGAGGATATAGGGGAAAGGGATGTCACAACAGATCTTATCTTTCCTACAGGCTTGCAGGCAAAGGGAACTTTTTTGGTAAAAGATGAAGGCATACTAGCCGGCACGGATATTATCGCTACGGGGTTGAAATTGTTAAGTGATGATGTTGTTGTGGAGTTGCATAAACAAGACCGTGAAACAGTGAGATATGGTGATGTTATTGCGACTGTATATGGGCCAATTCGGACCTTATTGACAGGAGAACGTGTGATTTTAAATCTGCTGCAACGAATGAGCGGTGTTGCTACGATTACACACAAGGCAGTCCAAGCATTAGATAGCAGTCACACTCGTATTTGTGATACACGTAAAACGTTGCCGGGATTACGAATGTTTGACAAGTATGCAGTCACATGCGGAGGGGGCTTTAATCATCGCTTTGGTCTATATGATGGTGTGATGATTAAAGATAATCATATTGCATTTGCCGGTTCCATTACAAAAGCAGTGGAAGTTGTAAAGAAAGAGCTTGGTCATATGGTAAAGGTAGAAGTGGAAACGGAAACGCAGGAGCAGGTGCTTGAAGCAGTTCAAGCTGGTGCAGATATTATTATGTTTGACAATCGTACACCCGAAGAAGTACGCACGCTGTGTGAGCTTGTTCCATCAAGTATCACAACTGAAGCGTCAGGCGGTATTACACTGCAAAACCTGAAGGATTACGGAGATACGGGAGTAGATTATATTTCGCTAGGTATGCTTACACATTCTGTAAAAGCGTTAGATATCAGTTTTAATATTGAGGTATAA
- the nadB gene encoding L-aspartate oxidase, whose amino-acid sequence MPNADVIIVGSGLAALCTAEKLCQQKNVIIITKRNLKDNNSYMAQGGVAAAVALDDHWRYHYQDTMEAGCYHNNPEAVSYLVQQGSNEVRRLLREGMLFDEDESGLSLGREGAHGKRRILHAGGDATGKYLLEHMLEKVKKHVTIIEHEMVLDLIIEEGICKGIMARDDQHITHYYAPYTVLATGGIGALYAFSSNQSTITGDGIAMAYRAGAKLADLEFVQFHPTMLYIDGACKGLISEAVRGEGAVLRNGKGEQFMKRYAQGDLSPRDIVSRAIHEQMLQGEKVYLDIKPVARFEERFPSISALCAEHGVCIADGKIPVVPGAHFHMGGIATNLDGETSVPGLYAVGEVACNGVHGANRLASNSLLEGIVFGGRLGEYLLQKREETFSRPLHKEVLYCDTLLPKQEELQHMMMTYAGIVRTEEGLQHAQRWLKQYTVHAGNAIEPTNEQMKMKNMLLVAWLVVTAALNRRNSIGGHFRKDFPHQEASELHVII is encoded by the coding sequence ATGCCTAACGCAGATGTTATCATTGTAGGAAGCGGACTTGCGGCTCTTTGTACCGCAGAAAAGCTTTGTCAGCAAAAGAATGTGATAATTATCACAAAAAGAAACTTGAAGGATAATAATTCATATATGGCGCAGGGCGGGGTTGCGGCCGCGGTCGCACTGGATGATCATTGGCGTTATCATTATCAAGATACAATGGAAGCCGGTTGTTATCATAATAATCCCGAAGCTGTTTCTTATCTTGTACAGCAAGGTTCCAACGAGGTTCGAAGGTTGCTTCGAGAAGGTATGTTATTTGATGAGGATGAAAGCGGTTTAAGCTTAGGCCGTGAAGGTGCGCATGGAAAAAGGCGCATTTTGCATGCAGGCGGTGATGCGACGGGTAAATATCTACTAGAACATATGCTTGAGAAAGTCAAAAAGCATGTCACTATTATTGAGCACGAAATGGTATTGGATTTGATCATAGAAGAGGGTATATGTAAAGGAATCATGGCAAGGGACGATCAGCATATCACTCATTACTATGCACCTTACACTGTTTTGGCGACTGGAGGAATAGGTGCATTGTATGCATTTAGTTCTAATCAGAGCACCATTACAGGAGATGGTATTGCCATGGCCTATCGAGCTGGTGCAAAGTTGGCAGATTTAGAGTTTGTCCAGTTCCATCCAACCATGCTATATATAGATGGTGCTTGTAAAGGATTGATTTCCGAAGCCGTTCGAGGCGAGGGAGCTGTGCTACGTAACGGTAAAGGAGAGCAATTTATGAAGCGCTATGCGCAAGGAGACTTATCACCGAGAGATATTGTATCGAGAGCCATACATGAACAGATGTTACAAGGTGAAAAAGTATATCTGGATATCAAACCGGTCGCTAGATTTGAAGAGCGGTTTCCTAGTATTTCTGCACTTTGTGCCGAGCATGGAGTGTGTATTGCTGATGGAAAAATTCCTGTTGTACCAGGTGCTCATTTTCATATGGGCGGCATTGCCACAAATTTAGATGGAGAAACGAGTGTTCCGGGCTTATATGCTGTAGGTGAGGTTGCTTGTAATGGGGTTCATGGAGCAAATCGGCTAGCCAGCAATTCCTTACTTGAGGGTATTGTATTCGGCGGACGGCTTGGCGAATATCTTCTTCAAAAACGTGAAGAGACGTTTTCTAGACCTCTTCATAAAGAGGTCTTGTATTGTGACACCCTCCTTCCAAAGCAAGAAGAACTTCAACACATGATGATGACTTATGCAGGAATCGTCCGAACCGAAGAAGGGCTACAGCATGCGCAGCGATGGTTGAAACAATATACTGTGCATGCAGGAAACGCTATTGAGCCCACAAATGAGCAAATGAAAATGAAAAATATGTTACTAGTAGCATGGCTCGTTGTTACGGCAGCTTTAAACAGGAGAAACAGTATTGGCGGTCATTTCAGAAAGGATTTTCCTCATCAAGAGGCATCTGAACTTCACGTCATAATCTAA
- a CDS encoding IscS subfamily cysteine desulfurase, with product MIYLDYAATTPMSDASLQTFLQASKQYFGNEQSLHDIGSNASALLHICRQTLASLLGGKEQGVYFTSGGSEANYFALHSLITAHQHKGKHIITTPIEHASIRNYFHELEKKGFEVTYVAVDEYGVVQLEALQEAIRPDTILASIQHGNSEIGTIQDIRAIGHFLHEHDILFHTDCVQTFGKIPIHIQDMCIDSLSISAHKLYGPKGVGACYMNPRVRWQPIFTGTSHEGGFRPGTVNVPGIAAFLTAAQDAIAAQPKETTRLYELRDFFLQGLKNITHPVYIEGHPSTNLPHIAAARIQGIEGQYTMLACNRHGIAISVGSACQVGKQEPSNTLLAIGRTAEEAKQYIRFSFGRHTTKQELETTLHILQTMIDEYKGVVSQ from the coding sequence ATGATTTATTTAGACTATGCAGCCACAACACCGATGAGCGATGCATCTTTGCAAACCTTCTTACAGGCATCAAAGCAGTATTTTGGAAATGAGCAGAGCCTGCATGATATCGGTTCCAATGCTTCTGCTTTACTTCATATTTGCAGACAAACATTAGCAAGCTTATTGGGCGGTAAAGAACAAGGTGTCTACTTTACAAGTGGAGGATCAGAAGCAAATTATTTTGCGTTACATTCGTTAATTACCGCACATCAGCATAAGGGTAAGCACATCATCACCACTCCTATTGAGCACGCATCCATTCGCAATTACTTTCATGAGCTTGAGAAAAAAGGATTCGAAGTCACATATGTGGCTGTTGACGAATATGGGGTCGTACAACTAGAAGCGTTGCAAGAGGCAATCCGCCCTGACACAATCTTAGCGAGTATTCAACATGGCAATTCCGAAATTGGGACGATACAAGATATTCGCGCAATTGGTCATTTTTTACATGAGCATGATATTCTGTTTCATACGGACTGTGTGCAAACCTTTGGCAAAATTCCAATTCATATACAAGATATGTGCATTGACAGCTTATCTATTTCAGCTCATAAATTATACGGCCCAAAAGGTGTAGGGGCTTGTTATATGAATCCACGTGTTCGCTGGCAGCCCATTTTTACAGGCACTTCTCATGAAGGAGGATTTCGTCCCGGTACGGTGAATGTTCCCGGTATTGCAGCTTTTTTGACTGCTGCTCAAGATGCCATAGCGGCTCAACCAAAGGAGACCACCAGATTATACGAATTACGTGACTTCTTCCTACAAGGCTTGAAAAACATTACACATCCAGTGTATATAGAAGGCCATCCGTCTACCAACTTGCCTCACATCGCAGCAGCAAGAATACAAGGTATTGAAGGGCAATATACGATGCTTGCGTGCAACCGGCACGGCATCGCGATTTCGGTAGGCAGCGCCTGTCAAGTTGGCAAGCAAGAACCTTCTAACACCCTGCTTGCTATTGGAAGAACAGCAGAAGAAGCAAAACAATATATTCGGTTTTCATTCGGAAGACATACAACTAAGCAAGAGTTAGAGACCACACTGCATATTTTACAAACCATGATTGATGAGTATAAAGGAGTCGTTTCGCAATGA
- a CDS encoding transcription repressor NadR — MTDQDKKKILGEERRSLILQWLVEATRPLSGSELSKKTNVSRQVIVQDISLLKARNEPIMATAQGYVYLKPISKLPKYERVIACNHTPDQVSDELTLLVDHGVTIKDVKVEHPVYGDITAPIMVSNRYEIGQYLKKIAETNASYLSQLTGGIHLHTIEADAEDKLDAACEALAFAGFLIQS, encoded by the coding sequence ATGACAGATCAAGATAAAAAGAAAATTTTAGGAGAGGAACGCAGATCACTTATTTTACAGTGGTTGGTGGAAGCAACGCGTCCTTTATCGGGAAGTGAGCTGTCAAAAAAGACCAATGTAAGTCGTCAAGTAATTGTGCAAGATATTTCCCTGTTAAAAGCGCGAAATGAACCAATTATGGCTACGGCACAAGGATACGTGTACTTGAAACCTATTTCTAAGCTACCAAAATATGAGCGTGTGATTGCTTGTAATCATACGCCGGACCAAGTAAGTGACGAGCTGACACTTTTAGTAGATCACGGTGTTACTATTAAAGATGTAAAAGTGGAGCATCCGGTATATGGAGATATAACCGCACCAATTATGGTGAGCAATCGTTATGAAATTGGACAGTATTTAAAAAAAATCGCGGAAACAAATGCCTCCTACTTATCCCAGCTTACAGGCGGCATTCATCTGCATACAATTGAAGCAGATGCGGAGGATAAGCTGGATGCTGCTTGTGAGGCACTCGCTTTCGCCGGTTTCCTGATTCAATCTTAA
- the pheA gene encoding prephenate dehydratase yields MGNKIGYLGPEATFTHMVVNHFFPNEMRMPYATIPDCIDAVANGEIDYAVVPLENAIEGSVNITIDYLIHEQPLTIVGEITVPVRQHLLVHPDRAETWKQVQAVYSHPHAIAQCHKFLNSELKGVRTEDMTSTSAAAKFVHENPEQHIAAIANEAAAEKYGLSVVRQDIHTHKNNHTKFIVLHKQQSCLPAKYEPHGEKTTWMITMPSDYAGALYQVLAAFAWRKLNLSKIESRPMKTGLGNYFFLIDVEGSYAEVLQNGAKMELEALGCSVTLLGTYSCFRS; encoded by the coding sequence ATGGGCAATAAAATTGGGTACTTAGGACCGGAGGCAACGTTTACGCATATGGTGGTAAATCATTTCTTTCCAAATGAAATGCGTATGCCCTATGCAACCATTCCCGACTGTATAGACGCGGTAGCAAACGGGGAGATTGATTATGCAGTTGTCCCGCTAGAGAATGCGATTGAGGGCTCGGTTAACATTACGATTGATTACTTAATTCATGAGCAGCCATTGACGATTGTGGGTGAAATTACCGTGCCTGTTCGGCAACACTTACTCGTGCATCCTGACCGAGCAGAAACATGGAAGCAAGTACAGGCTGTATATTCACATCCGCATGCAATTGCGCAATGTCATAAGTTTCTCAACAGTGAACTAAAGGGTGTGCGTACAGAGGACATGACTTCAACAAGTGCGGCCGCAAAATTTGTGCATGAAAACCCAGAGCAGCATATTGCGGCAATCGCCAACGAGGCTGCAGCAGAAAAATACGGATTATCTGTTGTGAGACAAGATATCCACACGCATAAGAACAATCATACAAAATTTATTGTGTTGCATAAGCAGCAGTCATGTTTACCAGCAAAATACGAGCCCCACGGTGAAAAAACAACCTGGATGATCACGATGCCATCCGATTATGCTGGTGCTCTTTACCAGGTTCTAGCGGCTTTTGCGTGGCGCAAGCTAAATCTTTCTAAAATTGAATCGCGTCCTATGAAGACAGGACTTGGGAATTATTTTTTCTTAATTGATGTGGAAGGAAGCTATGCAGAAGTATTACAGAACGGCGCAAAGATGGAGCTAGAAGCATTGGGATGCTCTGTTACCTTATTGGGAACGTATTCGTGCTTTCGATCTTAA
- the obgE gene encoding GTPase ObgE, producing the protein MFVDQVKVYVKGGDGGNGMVAFRREKYVPNGGPAGGDGGKGANVIFVVEEGLRTLMDFRYQRHFKAPRGEHGMSKGQHGKNAEDMIVKVPPGTVVTDAATGQVIADLVTHGQEAIIARGGRGGRGNSRFASPSNPAPELAENGEPGQERDVILELKVLADVGLVGFPSVGKSTLLSVVSAARPKIAAYHFTTIVPNLGMVETEDGRGFVMADLPGLIEGAHEGVGLGHQFLRHIERTRVIVHVIDMSGMEGRDPYEDYITINNELKEYNLRLTERPQIVVANKMDIPEAEENLEIFKSKVGPDVKVFPISAVTRQGLRDLLFTVADLLETTPEFPLHEVEEGSARVMYKFEKDERNFFISRESDGSFVVSGGEIEKLFKMTDFSREESVRRFARQMRGMGIDEALRERGAKDGDIVKIMEYEFEFID; encoded by the coding sequence ATGTTCGTAGATCAGGTCAAGGTATACGTTAAAGGCGGAGACGGCGGAAACGGAATGGTTGCCTTTCGTCGTGAAAAATATGTGCCAAACGGTGGTCCAGCAGGCGGAGATGGCGGAAAAGGTGCTAATGTTATTTTTGTAGTAGAAGAAGGCTTGCGCACATTGATGGATTTCCGTTATCAACGTCATTTTAAAGCGCCGCGCGGAGAGCACGGTATGAGTAAGGGACAGCATGGTAAAAATGCGGAAGATATGATTGTTAAGGTTCCACCAGGTACGGTGGTAACCGATGCGGCTACTGGTCAGGTAATTGCTGATTTGGTAACACATGGACAAGAAGCAATTATTGCACGCGGTGGTCGTGGTGGTCGCGGCAACAGCCGTTTTGCGTCACCGTCAAATCCAGCACCAGAACTTGCCGAAAATGGAGAGCCAGGCCAAGAGCGCGATGTTATCCTAGAGTTAAAGGTGCTTGCGGATGTTGGCTTGGTAGGTTTCCCGAGTGTAGGTAAATCTACTTTGCTATCAGTTGTTTCAGCCGCCCGTCCAAAAATCGCAGCATATCACTTTACAACAATTGTTCCTAATCTTGGTATGGTAGAAACGGAAGACGGTAGAGGATTTGTTATGGCCGACTTACCAGGATTAATTGAAGGTGCGCATGAAGGTGTGGGTCTTGGACATCAATTCCTTCGTCATATTGAGCGTACACGCGTAATTGTTCATGTGATTGATATGTCCGGTATGGAGGGACGTGATCCGTACGAGGATTACATTACTATCAATAATGAGTTAAAAGAATATAATCTCCGTTTAACAGAGCGCCCACAAATTGTGGTAGCGAACAAAATGGATATTCCAGAGGCAGAGGAGAATTTGGAAATTTTTAAGTCCAAAGTAGGACCAGATGTAAAAGTCTTTCCAATTTCTGCGGTTACAAGACAAGGCCTACGCGACCTGTTGTTTACAGTAGCTGACTTGTTGGAGACCACACCTGAATTCCCGCTCCATGAAGTGGAAGAAGGTTCGGCGCGCGTTATGTACAAATTTGAAAAAGATGAGCGTAACTTCTTTATTTCTCGTGAAAGTGATGGTTCCTTCGTTGTATCCGGCGGCGAGATTGAAAAGCTATTTAAGATGACAGACTTCAGCCGTGAGGAATCAGTACGCCGTTTTGCGCGTCAAATGCGCGGTATGGGTATCGATGAAGCACTTCGCGAACGCGGTGCGAAAGATGGCGATATCGTTAAAATTATGGAATATGAATTTGAGTTTATTGATTAA
- a CDS encoding Spo0B C-terminal domain-containing protein: protein MKTQWTVVDALRHSRHDWLNRLQLIKAHLSLGNEARVQELIHEFVGEAQQESRLMNVKMPLFTELLLTYTWSHPPCNLEYEVLGDVHTLTKYDEVMYTWTLHFFSMLHRVVDVYAENHLCITIEQDDRFARFFFDFRGKLENIDEIKNWVIHRSNNIVSSHIASEEISIEIQLTKEG from the coding sequence ATGAAAACACAATGGACGGTTGTTGACGCTTTGCGGCATTCACGTCATGATTGGCTGAATCGTCTGCAATTGATTAAAGCTCACCTTTCTCTTGGAAACGAAGCACGAGTACAAGAGCTCATTCATGAATTTGTAGGGGAAGCACAACAAGAGTCACGTCTTATGAATGTAAAAATGCCTCTATTTACAGAATTATTATTAACATATACATGGAGTCATCCACCTTGCAATTTAGAATATGAAGTGCTGGGTGATGTACATACACTAACAAAGTATGATGAAGTAATGTATACATGGACACTACATTTTTTTAGCATGCTTCATCGAGTAGTTGATGTGTATGCGGAGAATCACTTATGTATTACAATTGAGCAGGATGATCGGTTTGCTCGTTTCTTTTTTGATTTTCGTGGCAAACTAGAAAATATAGATGAAATAAAAAACTGGGTTATACACAGAAGTAATAATATCGTTTCTTCTCATATTGCTTCAGAAGAGATATCAATTGAAATACAACTAACCAAAGAGGGGTGA
- the rpmA gene encoding 50S ribosomal protein L27, whose protein sequence is MLRLDLQFFASKKGVGSTKNGRDSIAKRLGAKRADGQFVSGGSILYRQRGTKIYPGVNVGRGGDDTLYAKVDGVVRFERLGRDRKQVSVYPVAQEA, encoded by the coding sequence ATGTTAAGATTAGATCTTCAGTTTTTCGCATCCAAAAAAGGTGTAGGTAGCACAAAGAACGGTCGTGACTCTATCGCGAAGCGTCTAGGCGCTAAGCGTGCAGATGGTCAATTCGTATCTGGCGGCTCTATCCTTTACCGTCAACGCGGTACGAAAATTTATCCTGGAGTAAACGTTGGCCGCGGTGGTGACGATACTCTATACGCGAAGGTTGACGGCGTTGTACGCTTTGAGCGTCTTGGTCGTGACCGTAAGCAAGTGAGTGTATATCCTGTTGCTCAAGAAGCATAA
- a CDS encoding ribosomal-processing cysteine protease Prp, whose product MIKVTIHRTSLGIQSFEMTGHANFAEHGKDLVCAGASAVVFGSINSIEALCHVQANINLGKNGGFLTYRLPELDDETFQKTQLLLEGMLVSLRTIEMDYGRYIRIKEIMQEV is encoded by the coding sequence ATGATTAAAGTTACGATACATCGCACATCATTAGGCATTCAATCGTTTGAAATGACGGGACATGCCAACTTTGCAGAGCATGGTAAAGACTTGGTCTGTGCCGGCGCATCAGCAGTTGTGTTTGGTTCCATCAATTCGATTGAAGCACTTTGTCATGTGCAGGCGAACATCAACCTTGGAAAAAACGGTGGTTTTTTAACGTATAGATTGCCTGAATTGGATGATGAAACGTTTCAAAAAACGCAGTTGCTTCTTGAAGGTATGCTAGTTTCGCTACGAACAATCGAAATGGACTATGGCAGGTACATTCGCATAAAAGAAATCATGCAGGAGGTGTAA
- the rplU gene encoding 50S ribosomal protein L21 — protein MYAIIETGGKQIKVEAGQAIYVEKLDAQAGDTVTFDKVLFVGGEDVKVGSPLVAGATVTAKVEKQGRAKKIIVFKYKAKKNNRRKQGHRQPYTKLVVEAINA, from the coding sequence ATGTACGCAATTATCGAAACTGGTGGTAAACAAATCAAGGTTGAAGCAGGTCAAGCGATCTACGTAGAAAAGCTTGATGCACAAGCTGGTGACACAGTTACTTTCGACAAAGTTCTTTTCGTAGGCGGCGAAGATGTTAAAGTTGGTAGCCCGCTTGTAGCAGGTGCAACTGTTACTGCGAAAGTTGAAAAACAAGGTCGCGCTAAAAAGATCATTGTTTTCAAATACAAAGCGAAAAAGAACAACCGTCGTAAGCAAGGTCATCGTCAGCCATACACAAAGCTTGTAGTTGAAGCAATCAACGCGTAA